From a single Micromonospora carbonacea genomic region:
- a CDS encoding class I SAM-dependent methyltransferase, with product MDDAVRRNRAAWETAAGKYVREHDDLLREAREGTSLNPSEIELLRPLLRAAPVVVHLQSGHGLDDVALVAAGARTVIGVDYSAVTTGAAHRRAAALGLACRYVVAELPGAPLSDGCAELVYTGKGALIWMRDLAAWARDVARLLRPAGHLFVYEAHPAAALWSWDADEPRIRADRSYFGDCFVNDTFPGNGAVEFQWTLGEIVNVVLAADLELLHLAEHPEPFWRPGGITAAAWSGRLPNAFSLLARRPPEPAD from the coding sequence GTGGACGACGCCGTGCGACGCAACCGGGCCGCCTGGGAAACCGCCGCCGGGAAGTACGTCCGGGAGCACGACGACCTGCTGCGCGAGGCGCGGGAGGGCACGTCGCTGAACCCGTCCGAGATCGAGCTGCTGCGCCCGTTGCTGCGCGCCGCGCCGGTGGTGGTGCACCTGCAGAGCGGCCACGGCCTCGACGACGTGGCCCTGGTCGCGGCCGGCGCGCGTACGGTGATCGGGGTCGACTACAGCGCGGTGACGACCGGCGCGGCGCACCGGCGCGCCGCCGCGCTGGGGCTGGCCTGCCGGTACGTGGTCGCCGAACTTCCCGGCGCCCCGTTGTCCGACGGCTGCGCGGAGCTGGTCTACACGGGCAAGGGCGCGCTGATCTGGATGCGGGACCTGGCCGCCTGGGCGCGCGACGTCGCCCGGCTGCTGCGGCCGGCGGGTCACCTGTTCGTGTACGAGGCGCACCCGGCGGCCGCCCTGTGGAGCTGGGACGCCGACGAGCCCCGGATCCGGGCCGACCGGAGTTACTTCGGTGATTGCTTCGTCAACGACACGTTCCCGGGGAACGGGGCGGTGGAATTCCAGTGGACCCTGGGGGAAATCGTCAACGTGGTGCTCGCCGCCGACCTGGAGCTGCTCCACCTGGCCGAACACCCCGAACCGTTCTGGCGGCCGGGCGGAATCACGGCGGCGGCCTGGTCCGGGCGACTGCCGAACGCGTTCTCCCTGCTCGCCCGCCGCCCGCCGGAGCCGGCAGACTAG
- a CDS encoding FAD-dependent oxidoreductase: MTETADVVVVGGGIIGLTAAVTLQERGARVTVLAADDPADTVSTVAAAVWYPTHTDADPRVLRWARETHAELTRQAGAGVPGVVARPTRMLLRHRYDGPPWWAAATGDLVAGPAEPPYTAVLRFTAPAVEMTPYLGWLAGRVTAGGGRVLRRRVGRLAEAFDVAPTVVNATGLAAGRLAADPAVHPVRGHLVLVANPGLTTSVRDEDDPAGITYVHPRRHDVVLGGTYQPGVWDTGPDPETAAAIRRRCVALVPELADAPVLGERIGLRPARHGGPRVAVEAAGPAGGRLVHAYGHGGAGVTLSWGCAAEVARLALAG, from the coding sequence ATGACGGAGACGGCGGACGTGGTGGTGGTCGGCGGCGGGATCATCGGGTTGACCGCCGCCGTGACCCTCCAGGAGCGGGGCGCGCGGGTGACCGTGCTGGCGGCGGACGACCCGGCGGACACGGTGTCGACGGTGGCCGCCGCCGTGTGGTACCCGACGCACACCGACGCGGATCCCCGGGTGCTGCGCTGGGCGCGCGAGACCCACGCGGAGCTGACCCGCCAGGCGGGGGCGGGCGTGCCGGGGGTGGTGGCCCGGCCGACGCGGATGCTGCTGCGCCACCGCTACGACGGCCCGCCGTGGTGGGCGGCGGCCACCGGGGACCTGGTGGCCGGGCCGGCCGAGCCGCCGTACACGGCGGTGCTGCGGTTCACCGCGCCGGCGGTGGAGATGACGCCGTACCTGGGGTGGCTGGCCGGGCGGGTCACCGCCGGCGGGGGGCGGGTGCTGCGCCGCCGGGTGGGCCGCCTCGCCGAGGCGTTCGACGTCGCCCCCACCGTGGTCAACGCGACCGGGCTGGCCGCCGGCCGGCTCGCCGCCGACCCGGCCGTGCACCCGGTGCGCGGGCACCTGGTGCTGGTGGCGAACCCGGGGCTGACCACGTCGGTGCGCGACGAGGACGACCCGGCCGGGATCACCTACGTGCACCCACGCCGGCACGACGTGGTGCTCGGCGGCACGTACCAGCCGGGGGTGTGGGACACCGGGCCCGACCCGGAGACGGCGGCGGCGATCCGGCGGCGGTGCGTGGCGCTCGTGCCGGAGCTGGCCGACGCGCCGGTGCTCGGCGAGCGGATCGGGTTGCGCCCCGCCCGGCACGGCGGACCCCGGGTCGCGGTCGAGGCGGCGGGCCCCGCCGGGGGCCGGCTGGTGCACGCGTACGGGCACGGCGGCGCGGGGGTCACCCTGTCCTGGGGGTGCGCGGCCGAGGTGGCCCGCCTCGCCCTGGCCGGCTGA
- a CDS encoding FtsK/SpoIIIE domain-containing protein produces MGRLASAYGQAVAAHRQARERLDRARRSLGAPGPAAPTAADVVARLAAVGGRLAAPAPGVTALTGAPAPIRVGEATTLDGGFPVLVPLGGGCHLTVDADARDPRVGELLRAVVLRLLATAPPGTVRVAGIDTVAFGATFLPLRPLLDAGVLAPTATTAAEVAALLDSAERHARAAQAADPAARELLVLVVAAAPGPRELARLAALTHAGASAAVCVLLAGHRAAAGQQGPAGSDAPPPGAATALRLMQRYAHVGDPPGHPFSADGSGLAAPVVLDGDLPPATVAALAAHLAPAARRDVPPAFADLLPARRWAATSAAGLSTVVGRAGRQPVTVAFDDATPHWLIAGRTGAGKTVFLLDALYGLAARYAPDQLQLWLLDFKEGVSFTEFVPTERDPSWLPHARVVGIESDREYGLAVLRELRRELNRRATVLKRHGVTKLADLPRDAAVPRIVAVVDEFQVLLAGTDAVARQAVDLLEELARKGRSYGVHLVLASQSTAGIESLYGRAEAIFGQFPLRVALPGGGGVLDALNTAADALPIGAAVLNTAAGAAGADTVARFPDAYAARAELARLRHELWRERPAGSAAPTVFRGYDPARADDDPALAALRPGGGPPVALVGRVVDVANSPASFTLDATPGRHLAVVGTSTVGAEVLRAAALGLGRQHAPGGARFLLAGLVAAVDPVVDATAVALAAAGHPVQRLDPAALRDRIAALAAAGPPSPADQASPADQASPADSADPARPPIAGRTYLVVFGADAASAALAGTDPTTFRSGLDDLRALLREGPGHGVHLLGWWRGLRRLADDLGGTHHRDDVACLVALNVPGAELGLHLGEHDLAYTPRPDRALLVDRHDQRTRLIVPFTGPGHEIDEER; encoded by the coding sequence GTGGGCAGGCTCGCGTCGGCGTACGGTCAGGCGGTCGCCGCCCATCGGCAGGCCCGCGAGCGGCTCGACCGGGCCCGCCGGTCGCTCGGCGCGCCCGGCCCGGCCGCCCCCACCGCCGCCGACGTCGTCGCCCGGCTGGCCGCCGTGGGCGGGCGGCTCGCCGCCCCCGCCCCCGGGGTCACCGCGCTGACCGGCGCGCCCGCCCCGATCCGCGTCGGCGAGGCGACCACCCTGGACGGTGGCTTCCCCGTGCTCGTCCCGCTCGGCGGCGGCTGCCACCTCACCGTCGACGCCGACGCCCGCGACCCGCGCGTCGGCGAGTTGCTGCGCGCGGTGGTGCTGCGGCTGCTCGCCACCGCCCCGCCCGGCACGGTCCGGGTCGCCGGGATCGACACGGTGGCCTTCGGGGCCACCTTCCTGCCGCTGCGCCCGCTGCTCGACGCCGGGGTGCTCGCCCCGACCGCCACCACCGCCGCCGAGGTCGCCGCGCTGCTCGACTCCGCCGAGCGGCACGCCCGGGCCGCCCAGGCAGCCGACCCGGCCGCCCGCGAGCTGCTGGTGCTGGTCGTCGCCGCCGCGCCCGGCCCCCGCGAGCTGGCCCGGCTCGCCGCGCTCACCCACGCCGGGGCGTCCGCCGCGGTCTGCGTGCTGCTCGCCGGCCACCGCGCCGCCGCCGGCCAGCAGGGTCCCGCCGGCTCCGACGCGCCGCCGCCGGGCGCGGCCACCGCGCTGCGCCTGATGCAGCGGTACGCCCACGTCGGCGACCCGCCCGGGCACCCGTTCAGCGCCGACGGCTCCGGGCTGGCCGCCCCCGTCGTGCTCGACGGCGACCTGCCGCCGGCCACCGTGGCCGCCCTCGCCGCGCACCTCGCCCCCGCCGCCCGCCGCGACGTCCCGCCCGCCTTCGCCGACCTGCTGCCGGCCCGCCGCTGGGCGGCGACCAGCGCCGCCGGGTTGTCCACCGTGGTCGGCCGGGCCGGGCGGCAGCCGGTCACCGTCGCCTTCGACGACGCCACCCCGCACTGGCTGATCGCCGGCCGCACCGGCGCCGGCAAGACGGTGTTCCTGCTCGACGCCCTCTACGGGCTGGCCGCCCGCTACGCCCCCGACCAGCTCCAGCTCTGGCTGCTCGACTTCAAGGAGGGCGTCAGCTTCACCGAGTTCGTGCCCACCGAGCGGGACCCGTCCTGGTTGCCGCACGCCCGTGTCGTCGGCATCGAGAGCGACCGGGAATACGGCCTGGCCGTGCTGCGGGAGCTGCGCCGGGAGCTGAACCGGCGGGCGACCGTCCTCAAGCGGCACGGCGTCACGAAGCTCGCCGACCTGCCCCGCGACGCGGCGGTGCCCCGGATCGTGGCGGTCGTCGACGAGTTCCAGGTGCTGCTCGCCGGCACCGACGCCGTCGCCCGCCAGGCCGTCGACCTGCTGGAGGAGCTGGCCCGCAAGGGCCGCTCGTACGGGGTGCACCTGGTCCTGGCCAGCCAGTCCACCGCCGGCATCGAGTCGCTGTACGGCCGCGCCGAGGCGATCTTCGGGCAGTTCCCGCTGCGGGTGGCCCTGCCCGGCGGCGGGGGAGTGCTCGACGCGCTCAACACCGCCGCCGACGCGCTGCCGATCGGCGCGGCCGTGCTCAACACCGCCGCCGGGGCGGCCGGGGCCGACACCGTGGCCCGCTTCCCCGACGCGTACGCGGCCCGCGCCGAGCTGGCCCGGCTGCGCCACGAGCTGTGGCGCGAGCGGCCGGCCGGCTCCGCCGCGCCCACCGTCTTCCGGGGCTACGATCCGGCGCGGGCCGACGACGATCCGGCCCTCGCCGCCCTGCGCCCCGGCGGCGGGCCCCCGGTCGCCCTGGTGGGCCGCGTCGTCGACGTGGCGAACAGCCCCGCCTCGTTCACCCTCGACGCCACCCCGGGCCGGCACCTGGCCGTGGTCGGCACCTCGACCGTCGGCGCGGAGGTGCTGCGCGCCGCCGCGCTGGGCCTCGGCCGGCAGCACGCCCCCGGCGGGGCCCGGTTCCTGCTCGCCGGGCTGGTCGCCGCCGTCGACCCGGTGGTCGACGCGACCGCCGTCGCGCTCGCCGCGGCGGGCCACCCGGTGCAGCGGCTCGACCCGGCCGCCCTGCGCGACCGGATCGCCGCCCTCGCCGCCGCCGGCCCGCCGAGCCCCGCCGACCAGGCCAGCCCCGCCGACCAGGCCAGCCCCGCCGACTCGGCCGACCCCGCCCGTCCGCCGATCGCCGGCCGCACCTACCTGGTGGTCTTCGGCGCGGACGCGGCTTCGGCCGCCCTCGCCGGCACCGACCCGACCACGTTCCGCTCCGGCCTGGACGACCTGCGCGCCCTGCTGCGCGAGGGCCCCGGCCACGGGGTGCACCTGCTGGGCTGGTGGCGGGGGCTGCGCCGGCTCGCCGACGACCTCGGCGGGACGCACCACCGCGACGACGTCGCCTGCCTGGTCGCGTTGAACGTCCCCGGCGCGGAGCTGGGGCTGCACCTGGGCGAGCACGACCTCGCCTACACCCCGCGTCCCGACCGGGCGCTGCTGGTGGACCGGCACGACCAGCGCACCCGGCTGATCGTGCCGTTCACCGGGCCGGGACACGAGATCGACGAGGAGCGCTGA
- a CDS encoding helix-turn-helix transcriptional regulator encodes MGRGSVLLMGPYEIAERLGVSRQRFQQLARYPTFPKPYQELRGMKVWLAEDVEEWIRKYRQPRPTEDDTPE; translated from the coding sequence ATGGGTCGTGGCTCGGTGCTCCTGATGGGGCCCTACGAGATCGCAGAGCGCCTGGGCGTGTCGCGGCAGCGGTTCCAGCAGCTCGCCAGGTATCCCACCTTCCCGAAGCCCTACCAGGAGCTACGCGGCATGAAGGTGTGGCTGGCCGAGGACGTCGAAGAGTGGATCAGGAAGTACCGCCAGCCGCGCCCCACCGAGGACGACACCCCGGAATGA
- a CDS encoding LysR family transcriptional regulator — translation MDAWSDLRRLRYFAVLAEELHFTRAAARLHIAQPALSQQIRALERQLGVPLVHRTSRGCTLTEVGQRVAAEAARLLADVDAGAARIRDLVQGRGGRLRLAYTRSARGGPVDALVARFRTAHPDAEVAAETAWTAPNVAGLLAGRLDAAFVRPPVDEPALACRTVDTEELLLALPAGHPLATGRRRITRAEVVDLPAVMWSRANGPGMFDRTIAQVWPHGGFRLVRQEPDDEQLLRAVAQGDVVAAVPAGRARALKVPGVRLRRFTAPTPTVDVALAWHRDTTNPAVHALVALLD, via the coding sequence ATGGACGCCTGGTCGGACCTGCGCCGGCTGCGCTACTTCGCCGTGCTCGCCGAGGAACTGCACTTCACCCGGGCCGCCGCCCGCCTGCACATCGCCCAACCGGCGCTCAGCCAGCAGATCCGCGCCCTGGAACGCCAGCTCGGCGTGCCGCTGGTGCACCGCACCAGCCGGGGCTGCACGCTGACCGAGGTGGGGCAGCGGGTGGCCGCCGAGGCCGCGCGGCTGCTCGCCGACGTCGACGCCGGCGCCGCCCGCATCAGGGATCTGGTGCAGGGCCGGGGCGGGCGGCTGCGGCTCGCGTACACCCGGTCGGCGCGCGGCGGCCCGGTGGACGCCCTGGTGGCCCGGTTCCGCACCGCCCACCCCGACGCGGAGGTCGCCGCCGAGACCGCCTGGACCGCGCCGAACGTCGCCGGGCTGCTCGCCGGCCGGCTCGACGCGGCGTTCGTCCGCCCGCCGGTCGACGAGCCGGCGCTCGCCTGCCGCACCGTCGACACCGAGGAACTGCTGCTGGCCCTGCCGGCGGGGCACCCGCTGGCCACCGGCCGCCGCCGGATCACCCGGGCCGAGGTGGTGGACCTGCCGGCCGTCATGTGGTCCCGCGCCAACGGCCCCGGCATGTTCGACCGGACCATCGCCCAGGTCTGGCCGCACGGCGGCTTCCGGCTGGTCCGGCAGGAGCCCGACGACGAGCAGTTGCTGCGCGCGGTGGCGCAGGGCGACGTGGTCGCGGCCGTGCCCGCCGGTCGCGCGCGGGCGTTGAAGGTGCCGGGGGTACGCCTGCGCCGGTTCACCGCGCCGACCCCCACGGTGGACGTCGCCCTCGCCTGGCACCGCGACACCACCAACCCGGCCGTCCACGCCCTCGTGGCGCTCCTGGACTGA
- a CDS encoding M1 family metallopeptidase, whose amino-acid sequence MRRVLAAAIAALTVSTAGAVAAGAPGHAAARSGWGRPAAAPAAPGPGSPGLGDSYFPDYGNGGYDVDHYDIRLRYEPATDQLSGTTTILARATQDLTRFNLDFVLGVQSVKVNNYPAVFAREGAHELAITAPRPIVSGQSLTIVVQYAGVPSQTRVDGWTGWTKTTDGALAVNEPESAWWWYPSNDHPSDKATWDVSVSVPTGVEVVSNGVQPRPPLAEPGNRTRWGWRSATPGATYLAFLAIGDYDIVTDTAPNGLPVVNAYSTTLGSLGPAARASIERTAEIVDWESGIFGPYPFEAQGGVAAPANSIGFALETQTRSVYGPGFWRRGSNTYVVVHENAHQWFGDSVSVADWSQIWLNEGFASYAEWLWSEEQGEGTAQEWFDFTYASYPADDAFWQVPPGDPGANNVFDGAVYDRGAMALHQLRLAVGDAAFFRILPEWTAAHRHGNGTIAQFQALAEQVSGKDLDALFTTWLFTKGRPELTAGGSAARAAAPAAPVKPKSWAKVREAHELLH is encoded by the coding sequence GTGCGACGCGTTCTCGCGGCGGCCATCGCCGCCCTGACCGTCTCCACCGCCGGCGCGGTCGCGGCCGGCGCACCCGGCCACGCCGCCGCCCGATCGGGCTGGGGCCGGCCGGCAGCCGCGCCGGCCGCGCCCGGGCCCGGCAGCCCCGGCCTGGGCGACAGCTACTTCCCCGACTACGGCAACGGCGGGTACGACGTCGACCACTACGACATCCGGCTGCGCTACGAGCCCGCCACCGACCAACTCTCCGGCACCACCACGATCCTCGCCCGGGCCACCCAGGACCTCACCCGGTTCAACCTGGACTTCGTGCTCGGCGTCCAGTCGGTCAAGGTCAACAACTACCCGGCCGTCTTCGCCCGCGAGGGCGCCCACGAGCTGGCGATCACCGCACCCCGCCCGATCGTCTCGGGCCAGTCCCTGACCATCGTGGTGCAGTACGCGGGCGTGCCCTCGCAGACCCGCGTCGACGGCTGGACCGGCTGGACGAAGACGACCGACGGGGCGCTGGCCGTCAACGAGCCCGAGTCGGCCTGGTGGTGGTACCCGAGCAACGACCACCCCAGCGACAAGGCCACCTGGGACGTCTCCGTGTCCGTGCCGACCGGCGTCGAGGTCGTCAGCAACGGCGTGCAGCCCCGGCCGCCGCTGGCCGAGCCCGGCAACCGGACGCGCTGGGGCTGGCGCAGCGCCACGCCGGGCGCGACGTACCTGGCGTTCCTCGCGATCGGGGATTACGACATCGTCACCGACACCGCGCCGAACGGGCTGCCGGTCGTCAACGCGTACAGCACCACGCTGGGCTCGCTCGGGCCGGCCGCGCGGGCCAGCATCGAACGCACCGCCGAGATCGTCGACTGGGAGAGCGGGATCTTCGGGCCGTACCCGTTCGAGGCGCAGGGCGGCGTCGCCGCTCCGGCCAACAGCATCGGCTTCGCCCTGGAGACGCAGACCCGCTCGGTGTACGGGCCGGGCTTCTGGCGGCGCGGGTCGAACACCTACGTGGTCGTGCACGAGAACGCCCACCAGTGGTTCGGCGACTCGGTCTCGGTCGCCGACTGGAGCCAGATCTGGCTCAACGAGGGCTTCGCCAGCTACGCGGAGTGGCTCTGGTCGGAGGAGCAGGGCGAGGGCACCGCGCAGGAGTGGTTCGACTTCACCTACGCCAGCTACCCGGCCGACGACGCGTTCTGGCAGGTGCCGCCCGGCGACCCGGGCGCGAACAACGTCTTCGACGGCGCGGTCTACGACCGGGGCGCGATGGCCCTGCACCAGCTCCGGCTGGCCGTCGGCGACGCGGCGTTCTTCCGCATCCTGCCGGAGTGGACCGCCGCCCACCGCCACGGCAACGGCACGATCGCGCAGTTCCAGGCCCTCGCCGAGCAGGTCTCCGGCAAGGACCTCGACGCCCTGTTCACGACCTGGCTGTTCACCAAGGGCCGCCCGGAGCTGACGGCGGGCGGCTCGGCGGCCCGCGCCGCCGCCCCGGCCGCGCCGGTCAAGCCGAAGTCGTGGGCGAAGGTCCGCGAGGCCCACGAACTGCTGCACTGA
- a CDS encoding glutamate synthase subunit beta, which produces MPDPNGFLRYDRRLPARRPVPVRISDWREVYPPAGETLIREQATRCMDCGIPFCHDGCPLGNRIPDWNDLVRTGGWDAAVESLHATNNFPEFTGRLCPAPCEAACVLGIGGGQPVTIKQVEVEIADAAARAGLAPRPAAAPTGRSVAVVGSGPAGLAAAQQLARAGHAVTVYERDDAIGGLLRYGIPDFKLEKQHIDLRLAQLEAEGVAFRTGVDVGVDVTAEQLREAHDAVLLACGALQGRDTPETPGRKLRGVHQAMTHLVAANRVVAAAGAGRPALAVLPDGTPIDAAGKHVVIIGGGDTAADCLGVAHRQGAAGVHQLDLYPEPPHARDAARDPWPTWPWILRNYPAHEEGGERVFAAAVQEFVDDGTGQVRAVRIAEVTVEKRDGRRIVTAVPGSERELPADLVLLAIGFEGTEEQPLLAQFGVARNARGAIDARPDWQTEADGVFVAGDMHRGASLIVWAIAEGRAAAAAIHSYLGGVGELPAPVDPARQPLAAR; this is translated from the coding sequence GTGCCTGACCCGAACGGTTTCCTGCGCTACGACCGGCGGCTGCCCGCGCGCCGGCCGGTGCCGGTGCGGATCTCCGACTGGCGGGAGGTGTACCCGCCGGCCGGCGAGACGCTGATCCGCGAGCAGGCCACCCGCTGCATGGACTGCGGCATCCCGTTCTGCCACGACGGCTGCCCGCTGGGCAACCGCATCCCGGACTGGAACGACCTGGTCCGCACGGGCGGCTGGGACGCCGCGGTGGAGTCGCTGCACGCCACCAACAACTTCCCCGAGTTCACCGGCCGGCTCTGCCCGGCGCCATGCGAGGCCGCGTGCGTGCTCGGCATCGGCGGCGGGCAGCCGGTCACCATCAAGCAGGTCGAGGTGGAGATCGCCGACGCGGCGGCGCGGGCCGGCCTCGCGCCGCGTCCGGCGGCGGCCCCGACTGGCCGGTCGGTCGCCGTGGTCGGCTCCGGGCCCGCCGGCCTGGCCGCCGCCCAGCAGCTCGCCCGCGCCGGCCACGCCGTGACGGTGTACGAGCGCGACGACGCGATCGGCGGCCTGCTCCGCTACGGCATCCCCGACTTCAAGCTGGAGAAGCAGCACATCGACCTGCGGCTGGCCCAGCTGGAGGCGGAGGGCGTCGCGTTCCGCACCGGGGTGGACGTCGGCGTCGACGTGACCGCCGAGCAGCTGCGCGAGGCGCACGACGCGGTGCTGCTCGCCTGCGGCGCGTTGCAGGGCCGGGACACCCCGGAGACGCCGGGGCGCAAGCTGCGCGGCGTGCACCAGGCGATGACGCACCTGGTCGCCGCGAACCGCGTCGTCGCCGCCGCCGGTGCGGGCCGGCCGGCCCTCGCGGTGCTGCCCGACGGCACCCCGATCGACGCCGCCGGCAAGCACGTGGTGATCATCGGCGGCGGCGACACCGCCGCGGACTGCCTCGGCGTGGCCCACCGGCAGGGCGCGGCCGGCGTACACCAGCTCGACCTGTACCCCGAGCCGCCGCACGCCCGCGACGCCGCGCGCGACCCGTGGCCGACCTGGCCGTGGATCCTGCGCAACTACCCGGCGCACGAGGAGGGCGGCGAGCGGGTGTTCGCCGCCGCCGTGCAGGAGTTCGTCGACGACGGCACCGGCCAGGTGCGCGCCGTACGCATCGCCGAGGTGACTGTCGAGAAGCGCGACGGCCGGCGGATCGTCACCGCGGTGCCCGGCTCGGAGCGGGAGCTGCCGGCGGACCTGGTGCTGCTGGCGATCGGCTTCGAGGGCACCGAGGAGCAGCCGCTGCTGGCGCAGTTCGGGGTGGCCCGCAACGCCCGGGGCGCGATCGACGCCCGGCCGGACTGGCAGACCGAGGCCGACGGCGTCTTCGTCGCCGGGGACATGCACCGGGGCGCGTCGCTGATCGTCTGGGCGATCGCCGAGGGGCGGGCGGCGGCCGCCGCGATCCACTCCTACCTGGGCGGGGTGGGCGAGCTGCCCGCCCCGGTCGACCCGGCGCGGCAGCCGCTCGCCGCCCGCTGA
- a CDS encoding SGNH/GDSL hydrolase family protein, giving the protein MPHRPLVRALTALTALLAATLGAAAAPGVAQAAQAAKPARAAAAVNYVALGDSYSSGVGAGPYDLSTCLRSDKSYAPLWAAAHQVASFAFPACGGAVTADVINKQVNALSASTTLVTITIGGNDAGFVDVITSCRFGSTSTCEGAVNEARAFATTELPGRLDRTYAAIRAKAPDARLVVLGYPRLFETTSCGALAMSAYKRTIINEAADLLASITAGRAAAAGATFADARPYFAGHGVCAAVPWIHDVTGVIEAYHPKADGYRLGYLPALTAVTG; this is encoded by the coding sequence ATGCCCCACCGCCCGCTGGTCCGCGCCCTGACCGCGTTGACCGCACTGCTCGCCGCGACCCTCGGCGCGGCGGCCGCCCCCGGCGTCGCCCAGGCCGCCCAGGCCGCGAAACCCGCCCGAGCCGCCGCCGCGGTCAACTACGTGGCGCTGGGCGACTCCTACTCCTCCGGCGTCGGCGCCGGGCCGTACGACCTGTCCACCTGCCTGCGCAGCGACAAGTCGTACGCCCCGCTCTGGGCCGCCGCCCACCAGGTCGCCAGCTTCGCGTTCCCCGCCTGCGGCGGCGCGGTCACCGCCGACGTGATCAACAAGCAGGTGAACGCGCTGAGCGCCAGCACCACCCTGGTCACCATCACCATCGGCGGCAACGACGCCGGCTTCGTCGACGTCATCACGAGCTGCCGGTTCGGCAGCACCAGCACCTGCGAGGGCGCGGTGAACGAGGCCAGGGCGTTCGCCACCACCGAGCTGCCCGGCCGCCTCGACCGCACCTACGCGGCGATCCGCGCCAAGGCCCCCGACGCCCGGCTCGTGGTGCTCGGCTACCCGCGCCTGTTCGAGACGACCTCCTGCGGCGCGCTGGCGATGAGCGCCTACAAGCGCACCATCATCAACGAGGCCGCCGACCTGCTCGCCTCGATCACCGCCGGCCGGGCCGCCGCGGCCGGGGCCACCTTCGCCGACGCCCGCCCCTACTTCGCCGGGCACGGCGTCTGCGCCGCCGTGCCGTGGATCCACGACGTCACCGGCGTCATCGAGGCGTACCACCCGAAGGCCGACGGCTACCGGCTGGGCTACCTGCCGGCGCTCACCGCCGTCACCGGCTGA
- a CDS encoding SAM-dependent methyltransferase has protein sequence MTASANRLDGAVADVENANIARIYDYYLGGLYNFAIDRQKAERIKLTLPSVDLLARGNRDWLRRSVRYLVAQGVEQFIDIAAGLPTANNTHEVAHALNPRARVIYVDNDPSAVIHGEEILAKEPLAAMAEADGRHPEQVWAHPAIRDLIDLSQPVGIILGGLLVFVPDEDDPKGLVAAYREALAPGSYLAISHLTADTVDAETRAQVDRMVAAYQAGVGATLHVRDKATFASWFEGMELIDPGVTLMADWRPDPGLDVDVQTPSRQLGYGAMGRIAS, from the coding sequence ATGACGGCAAGCGCCAACCGCCTGGATGGGGCGGTAGCTGACGTGGAAAACGCCAATATCGCACGCATTTACGATTACTACCTGGGGGGCCTCTACAACTTCGCCATCGACCGGCAGAAGGCGGAGCGCATCAAGCTGACGCTGCCCAGCGTCGACCTGCTGGCTCGCGGTAACCGGGACTGGCTGCGCCGATCCGTGCGATATCTGGTGGCGCAGGGGGTGGAGCAGTTCATCGATATCGCGGCGGGTCTGCCGACTGCCAACAATACGCACGAGGTCGCGCACGCCCTCAACCCCCGCGCGCGGGTGATTTATGTGGACAACGACCCGTCGGCCGTCATCCACGGCGAGGAAATTCTTGCGAAGGAGCCGCTCGCCGCCATGGCGGAAGCCGACGGGAGGCACCCTGAGCAGGTGTGGGCACACCCGGCAATCCGCGATTTGATCGATTTGTCGCAGCCGGTGGGGATCATCCTGGGTGGGCTGCTCGTGTTCGTTCCCGACGAGGATGATCCGAAGGGGCTCGTCGCGGCATACCGGGAGGCCCTGGCGCCTGGCAGTTACCTCGCGATCTCCCACCTCACCGCCGACACGGTGGACGCGGAAACAAGAGCACAGGTCGACCGAATGGTCGCCGCCTACCAGGCCGGGGTCGGCGCGACCCTCCACGTGCGGGACAAGGCGACGTTCGCGTCCTGGTTCGAAGGTATGGAGCTGATCGATCCGGGGGTGACCCTGATGGCGGACTGGCGTCCGGACCCGGGCCTGGACGTGGATGTCCAGACGCCGTCGCGGCAGCTCGGCTACGGCGCGATGGGCCGGATCGCCAGCTGA